In Anguilla rostrata isolate EN2019 chromosome 1, ASM1855537v3, whole genome shotgun sequence, a genomic segment contains:
- the hacl1 gene encoding 2-hydroxyacyl-CoA lyase 1 yields MEEVTGAQIIAEALRVQNVEYMFGIVGVPVIEVAMAAQAAGIKYVGMRNEQAACYAAQAIGYLTGRPAVCLVVSGPGLIHAFGGMANANVNCWPVLVIGGSSDQNQETMGAFQEFPQVEACRLYSKFSARPSSLEAIPSVIEKAFRSSTYGRPGACYIDISGDMVNARVDRDRVRFVSCCPPPPVSLAEPSAVGDAASVLKEAKRPLLIIGKGAAYGQAEREIKELVELCGLPFLPTPMGKGVLPDDHPNCVAAARSRALLQADVIVLLGARLNWILHFGLPPRFHPQVKIIQVDLCAEEMGNNIRPVAALLGDVRAVVSQLLGCFRKEVWKYPSDTDWWKTLREKMAANAEISKGLALRQALPMNYYTVFHHVAQLLPRDCVIVSEGANTMDIGRTLIHNYLPRHRLDAGTFGTMGVGLGFAIAAAVLERDRRSGHRVVCVEGDSAFGFSGMEVETMCRYKLPVIIIVVNNNGIYSGVDPDTWRELEKMGDLTTVAPPVTLLPDARYDEVMAAFGGRGFLVRTQEELRSALELSLQDWERPSLLNVLIDPASDRKQQEFPWLTRANL; encoded by the exons ATGGAAGAAGTAACTGGGGCACAAATTATTGCCGAAGCTCTCAGGGTTCAA AATGTGGAGTACATGTTTGGAATTGTTGGTGTTCCAGTCATAGAGGTTGCGATGGCTGCTCAAGCTGCAGGCATCAAATATGTGGGCATGCGGAATGAGCAGGCG GCCTGCTATGCCGCACAAGCTATTGGGTACCTCACAGGACG TCCAGCAGTGTGTCTGGTGGTGTCTGGGCCTGGGCTTATCCATGCGTTTGGGGGGATGGCCAATGCCAACGTGAACTGCTG GCCGGTGCTGGTTATCGGAGGCTCTTCGGATCAAAACCAGGAAACCATGGGGGCCTTTCAGGAGTTCCCTCAG GTGGAAGCCTGCCgattgtacagcaagttttctgCCAGACCCAGCAGCCTGGAGGCCATACCTTCTGTGATTGAAAAG GCGTTTCGAAGCAGCACATATGGCCGCCCTGGCGCCTGTTACATCGACATTTCAGGGGACATGGTAAACGCTAGAGTGGACCGAGACAGAGTGAG ATTTGTGTCCTGCTGCCCACCTCCTCCTGTGAGTCTGGCTGAGCCCTCCGCCGTTGGGGATGCAGCCTCTGTGCTGAAGGAGGCCAAGCGGCCGCTTCTCATCATCGGCAAAG gtGCAGCCTatggacaggcagagagagagatcaaagaGCTAGTGGAATTGTGTGGGCTGCCCTTCCTGCCCACTCCCATGGGTAAAGGGGTGCTTCCTGATGATCACCCTAACTGTGTGGCTGCAGCTCGATCCAG GGCCCTGCTTCAGGCAGATGTCATCGTGCTCCTTGGTGCGAGACTCAACTGGATCCTGCACTTCGGTCTTCCCCCGCGATTTCACCCCCAGGTCAAGATCATCCAG GTTGACCTTTGTGCTGAGGAGATGGGGAACAACATCAGACCCGTAGCTGCTCTGCTGGGAGATGTCCGTGCTGTTGTCAGTCAG CTGCTGGGATGTTTTCGAAAAGAGGTATGGAAATATCCCTCTGATACGGACTGGTGGAAGACACTCAGGGAGAAGATGGCTGCCAACGCAGAGATAtccaag GGGTTGGCTCTGCGGCAGGCGCTCCCCATGAACTACTACACGGTGTTTCACCACGTGGCCCAGCTCCTGCCCCGAGACTGTGTCATAGTCAGCGAGGGGGCCAACACCATGGACATCGGCCGGACCCTGATCCACAACTACCTCCCACGGCACAG GCTGGATGCCGGCACGTTTGGAACCATGGGCGTGGGTCTTGGCTTTGCCATCGCGGCGGCGGTGTTGGAGAGGGACCGGCGCAGCGGGCATCGGGTGGTCTGTGTGGAGGGGGACAGTGCCTTCGGCTTCTCCGGCATGGAGGTGGAGACTATGTGCAG ATACAAACTGCCCGTGATCATCATTGTAGTCAACAACAATGGCATATACAGTGGTGTGGACCCAGACACATGGAGAGAGTTGGAGAAGATGGGAGACCTGACCACTGT AGCCCCGCCCGTTACGCTGCTGCCTGATGCCCGCTATGATGAGGTCATGGCTGCcttcggggggcggggcttcttgGTGCGGAcgcaggaggagctgaggagTGCCCTGGAGCTCAGTCTGCAAGACTGGGAGAGACCCAGCCTCCTTAATGTCCTCATTGACCCCGCCTccgacaggaagcagcag GAATTTCCCTGGCTGACCCGCGCCAATTTATAA